The Parashewanella tropica genome window below encodes:
- the yjeH gene encoding L-methionine/branched-chain amino acid transporter produces the protein MNAKIGRWQGAGLMATTLLGTGVFILPQVTVKLAGAGALWAWAILTLTIIPVTLIFGKLSGRYPHSAGPAYFVEKAFGRTLGRTIGLIFLFVVPFGAPAAILMTFEFVKSIHPVEGTAELMLQLLVVLGLFLVGRQGLQLSAKVQFALTLTVVAIVIALFAASGVHFDKLDWQPMDEIAISPIFAAMGIAFWSFLGVEAISHLANDFENPKRDMLPAMIIGVVLVGIIYLACTTLILLVPTESSLAMAGIFDKLLGGYGAIVIGILGILSGLATVNVYNASAARLVRSFSEEGLLPSSLAKVNNNGVPERALSVILGFMATILVLTFISEHDLESLIAWTNGVFVIIYLMAMLAALRLLSKRNLPLIITGCGFCLAMGYALGASMSYAVGLALVSIPLIWRQKKYLAAKQASI, from the coding sequence ATGAATGCAAAAATTGGGCGTTGGCAAGGGGCTGGATTAATGGCCACCACTTTGTTGGGGACAGGGGTTTTTATTTTACCGCAGGTAACCGTTAAGTTAGCAGGTGCTGGAGCCTTGTGGGCTTGGGCTATCCTGACGTTAACCATTATTCCGGTTACTTTGATATTTGGTAAATTGTCAGGTCGCTACCCTCATTCTGCAGGACCTGCGTATTTTGTCGAAAAAGCCTTTGGTCGAACCTTAGGGCGCACCATTGGTTTGATTTTTTTATTTGTGGTGCCTTTTGGTGCACCAGCGGCAATATTAATGACCTTTGAGTTTGTGAAATCCATACATCCCGTTGAAGGAACAGCGGAATTGATGTTGCAGCTTCTGGTGGTACTTGGCTTGTTTTTGGTGGGGCGTCAGGGATTACAATTATCTGCCAAAGTTCAGTTTGCACTTACGCTGACGGTTGTAGCGATTGTCATCGCGCTATTTGCCGCCAGTGGCGTGCATTTTGACAAACTGGATTGGCAGCCAATGGATGAGATTGCAATTTCGCCAATATTTGCGGCTATGGGTATTGCCTTTTGGAGTTTCCTTGGTGTTGAAGCCATAAGTCATTTAGCCAATGATTTTGAAAATCCCAAGCGTGACATGCTACCCGCGATGATCATTGGTGTGGTACTGGTGGGCATCATTTATCTGGCGTGTACGACCTTGATTTTATTAGTACCAACGGAATCATCGTTAGCGATGGCGGGAATTTTCGATAAGTTACTCGGCGGTTATGGCGCAATCGTTATCGGCATATTAGGGATTTTAAGCGGTTTAGCTACGGTGAATGTTTACAATGCCAGTGCCGCACGTTTGGTTCGTAGCTTTAGTGAAGAAGGGTTATTGCCGAGCAGCTTAGCTAAGGTGAATAACAACGGCGTGCCTGAGCGAGCTTTATCGGTGATTTTAGGTTTTATGGCAACGATTTTAGTACTGACCTTTATTAGCGAACACGATCTAGAAAGCTTGATTGCTTGGACCAATGGCGTATTTGTGATCATCTATTTGATGGCGATGTTAGCGGCGTTAAGATTACTCAGTAAGCGAAATCTACCACTGATCATCACTGGTTGTGGATTCTGTTTGGCGATGGGTTATGCCTTGGGCGCAAGCATGAGTTATGCGGTGGGGCTTGCGTTGGTAAGTATTCCATTGATTTGGCGTCAAAAGAAATATCTGGCGGCTAAACAGGCTTCAATCTAG
- a CDS encoding Lrp/AsnC family transcriptional regulator, which produces MDKFDQAIINELRKNARQSISHIADQVSLSRSAVTDRIKRLEKNGTIRGYQVLLSESQKQGVCAYFEIEHTCARSNEIIPTFQAIPEIQTCFGISGNMDLLVFVKADSMQRLHEIREFIDAQDTIKSIKTHVVMSEWINNLGS; this is translated from the coding sequence ATGGATAAATTTGACCAAGCTATCATCAACGAATTAAGAAAAAATGCCCGTCAGAGCATCTCTCATATTGCTGATCAAGTGAGTTTATCTCGTAGTGCCGTAACTGATCGCATTAAACGTCTTGAGAAAAATGGCACTATCCGTGGTTATCAAGTGTTATTGAGCGAATCACAGAAACAAGGCGTCTGTGCTTATTTTGAAATCGAGCATACTTGTGCTCGCAGTAATGAGATCATTCCGACGTTTCAAGCTATTCCAGAAATTCAAACCTGTTTTGGGATCAGTGGCAACATGGACTTACTGGTATTTGTCAAAGCTGATTCCATGCAGCGTTTACATGAAATTCGTGAATTTATTGATGCCCAAGACACCATAAAGTCGATTAAAACTCATGTAGTGATGAGTGAATGGATCAATAATTTGGGAAGTTAA
- a CDS encoding PepSY-associated TM helix domain-containing protein: protein MKGNFRRSMIWLHTYSGLLLSWLLFAVFVTGTLSYYADELDVWMQPEKLEQQAQQQVIPQAIAALNQKAQGASRWNINLGNERDPKAEIRWQMPGQGRRDGQRESLSSTDVQPRETVGGSFFVHFHYTLELREYGGRYITGIAAFTMLIGVFTGIFTHRRFFKDFFLLRWQNLKRAMIDAHAIIGIVTIPFCFVICLSGMMFYFSLYVPASANYHYDKGYRQLSSQVSPKGFDRKASGELAQPIQNITPILDQVKSQWSEPNSISWVSYYHPYDQNGYLMFYRNKSDLSRQSETLTFDASSGELLHQTQAPRVPKLISYVFLGLHEGKFASDGLRFILFILGTLSSALIATGAILWLNNRIERNVSHSGTKLIDWSNKALLGGLPIGIACLFLANRLLPAQIDGRYELEWLSFFGGWGSCLLLAMAFKARQYWQHNLLLLAILLLSLPLIDLVGSGQYLITAIQTGNLTFLGVEMGIVTSALLALVLRRYLSQRQLASHKKPVKATMKKAASC from the coding sequence ATGAAGGGAAATTTTAGACGCTCGATGATCTGGCTGCATACATACAGCGGGCTTCTTTTAAGCTGGTTGCTGTTTGCGGTATTTGTGACTGGAACGCTCAGTTACTACGCTGATGAGCTAGATGTATGGATGCAACCCGAAAAGCTTGAACAGCAAGCTCAGCAGCAAGTGATCCCACAAGCCATTGCAGCTCTCAATCAAAAAGCTCAAGGAGCCAGCCGCTGGAACATCAACCTAGGTAACGAGCGCGACCCTAAAGCCGAAATTCGTTGGCAAATGCCGGGACAAGGTCGCCGTGACGGTCAAAGAGAATCCCTGTCCTCAACTGATGTGCAGCCAAGAGAAACCGTTGGCGGCAGTTTTTTTGTCCACTTTCACTATACGCTTGAGCTAAGAGAATACGGTGGTCGTTATATCACTGGGATTGCCGCCTTTACCATGTTGATAGGTGTCTTCACTGGTATTTTCACTCACAGACGTTTTTTCAAAGACTTCTTTTTACTGCGTTGGCAGAATCTAAAACGTGCCATGATTGATGCACATGCCATCATAGGTATTGTCACCATTCCGTTTTGTTTTGTGATCTGCCTAAGCGGAATGATGTTTTACTTTTCACTCTATGTCCCCGCATCAGCCAACTATCACTATGATAAAGGCTATCGCCAATTGTCATCACAAGTGAGCCCTAAAGGCTTTGACCGTAAAGCATCTGGTGAGTTAGCCCAGCCAATCCAAAATATTACGCCAATATTAGACCAAGTGAAATCACAGTGGTCTGAGCCAAACAGCATCAGTTGGGTGAGTTACTATCATCCTTATGATCAAAACGGTTACTTGATGTTTTATCGCAATAAAAGTGACTTATCACGTCAAAGCGAAACCTTAACCTTTGATGCCAGCTCAGGTGAACTGCTTCATCAAACCCAAGCACCACGCGTACCAAAGCTGATCAGCTATGTCTTTTTAGGTCTCCACGAGGGTAAATTTGCCAGTGACGGTCTGCGCTTCATATTGTTTATTCTAGGAACCTTAAGCTCAGCGCTTATCGCAACCGGCGCGATTTTATGGCTGAATAATCGTATCGAACGCAATGTCAGTCATTCAGGCACCAAGTTAATAGACTGGAGCAACAAAGCTTTGCTCGGTGGATTACCCATTGGTATCGCCTGTTTATTTTTAGCCAACCGATTATTACCCGCTCAAATTGATGGTCGCTACGAGCTAGAATGGCTGAGCTTTTTTGGTGGCTGGGGCTCATGCTTACTGCTCGCCATGGCGTTTAAAGCCCGCCAATATTGGCAACATAATTTACTACTATTAGCGATATTATTGCTAAGTTTACCCCTCATTGATCTCGTTGGTTCAGGGCAGTATCTGATCACAGCCATTCAAACAGGAAACCTGACCTTTTTAGGTGTTGAAATGGGTATTGTAACTTCGGCGTTATTGGCATTAGTGTTAAGGCGCTATTTGTCCCAACGTCAGTTAGCATCACATAAGAAACCTGTAAAAGCGACAATGAAAAAGGCGGCCTCATGCTAA
- a CDS encoding DUF3325 family protein, whose translation MLIVHLLSAIAILCFSFSQSKHFNVVFNQRLSDKSAKVMQVSGILALVATQWLLIQLPHMGVNYVSWLCGISMWIVLTGMSLSYFHHKKSKARPKRR comes from the coding sequence ATGCTAATCGTTCACTTACTCTCTGCAATTGCTATCTTGTGCTTTTCATTCAGCCAAAGTAAGCATTTTAATGTGGTGTTCAATCAACGCTTATCGGATAAATCTGCAAAAGTGATGCAAGTGAGTGGCATATTAGCCTTAGTTGCTACTCAATGGCTGTTAATTCAACTACCACATATGGGAGTAAACTATGTTTCTTGGCTATGTGGGATCTCGATGTGGATAGTGCTAACCGGAATGTCGTTAAGCTACTTTCATCATAAAAAGAGCAAAGCACGACCGAAGAGAAGATAA
- the rpoH gene encoding RNA polymerase sigma factor RpoH: MTQDKHSMALMAVPQGSSSLESYVQSVNGISMLDAQTEYELAKRLQETGDLQAAKKLIMSHLRFVVHVAKGYSGYGLPQADLIQEGNIGLMKAVKRFDPTVGVRLVSFAVHWIKAEIHEYVLKNWRIVKVATTKAQRKLFFNLRKAKKRLGWFSDDEVSMVADNLGVSKKDVLEMESRMAAQDPAFDLASDNDDDSTDFAPVQYLEDHSSDHAQTIEQDNWESQAQARLLSAIKTLDERSQHILQARWLNEDKSTLHDLAAQYNVSAERIRQLEKSAMKKLKACMAA, from the coding sequence ATGACCCAAGACAAACATTCGATGGCACTGATGGCTGTCCCACAAGGGAGCAGCAGCCTAGAGTCTTATGTTCAGTCCGTAAATGGCATTTCAATGCTGGATGCGCAGACGGAATATGAACTTGCCAAACGTTTGCAGGAAACGGGTGATTTACAAGCGGCTAAAAAGCTCATTATGTCGCATCTTCGTTTTGTGGTGCATGTGGCTAAAGGCTATTCTGGCTACGGTTTGCCACAAGCGGATTTGATCCAAGAAGGTAATATTGGTTTGATGAAAGCGGTAAAACGTTTTGATCCTACCGTAGGTGTTCGTCTCGTATCTTTTGCTGTGCATTGGATCAAAGCGGAAATTCATGAATACGTACTGAAAAATTGGCGTATCGTGAAAGTGGCGACTACCAAAGCACAGCGCAAGCTGTTCTTTAATCTGCGAAAAGCCAAAAAGCGTTTAGGCTGGTTCAGTGACGATGAAGTCTCTATGGTGGCGGATAATCTCGGGGTGTCGAAAAAAGACGTGCTAGAGATGGAATCTCGTATGGCCGCTCAAGATCCGGCGTTTGACTTAGCCTCTGATAATGACGATGACTCTACCGATTTTGCACCTGTGCAATATCTAGAAGATCACAGTTCAGATCACGCTCAAACCATTGAACAAGATAACTGGGAATCACAAGCGCAAGCACGACTGCTATCAGCGATTAAAACCCTTGATGAACGTAGCCAGCACATTCTGCAAGCCCGTTGGTTGAATGAAGACAAATCAACCTTGCACGACTTAGCTGCACAATATAATGTTTCTGCTGAGCGTATTCGTCAGCTTGAAAAAAGTGCCATGAAAAAGCTGAAGGCTTGTATGGCGGCTTAA
- the ftsX gene encoding permease-like cell division protein FtsX, whose product MTKPTSSLNALNHSKLPLSGRIVMFFVRHIQQALASVGEIWRTPVSSLMTMIVLGVSLSLPAALQVLVKNAAVITNSWDNAAQISLFIDSPRSEASIQSLLTRIKSDPDVSEVQYISRKQALDEFQALSGFGDALAYLDDNPLPAVVSVTPTTQASSPAKAKALLKRLEQEQQISFGRLDIEWLQRLQAIVSIIQRAVFAVALLLILAVTLVIGNTIRLSIVNRQREIEVMKLVGATDAFIQRPFLYSGLWLGIIAGGLAVIIVQSLVWYLDGALVGLLQLYDSPMSLSMLSLKECGFLLLFAALLGWLGAYLSVRQHLKAIEPR is encoded by the coding sequence TAGTGATGTTTTTTGTTCGTCATATTCAGCAGGCGCTTGCCAGTGTTGGCGAAATTTGGCGAACACCAGTCTCATCGTTAATGACCATGATCGTATTGGGCGTCAGTTTAAGCTTACCTGCCGCGTTGCAAGTACTCGTTAAAAATGCCGCTGTGATCACCAACTCATGGGACAATGCGGCGCAAATTTCACTTTTTATTGATTCTCCTCGTAGTGAAGCTAGCATTCAGTCTTTACTCACTCGTATAAAGTCCGATCCAGATGTCAGTGAGGTGCAATACATCAGCCGCAAACAAGCCTTAGACGAGTTTCAAGCGTTATCAGGCTTTGGCGATGCGTTAGCTTATTTGGACGACAACCCGCTGCCAGCTGTGGTAAGCGTTACCCCGACCACTCAAGCCTCAAGCCCAGCTAAAGCCAAAGCGCTGCTCAAACGTTTAGAGCAAGAGCAACAAATCAGCTTTGGGCGTTTAGATATTGAGTGGCTACAGCGCTTACAAGCCATCGTATCCATCATTCAACGAGCGGTGTTTGCGGTTGCACTCTTGCTGATTTTGGCGGTGACCTTAGTGATAGGCAATACGATCCGTTTATCCATTGTGAATCGTCAGCGAGAAATCGAAGTGATGAAGCTGGTGGGGGCAACTGATGCCTTCATTCAACGTCCATTCTTATATTCTGGTCTGTGGCTAGGTATTATCGCTGGTGGATTGGCTGTCATCATAGTGCAAAGTTTGGTGTGGTATCTTGATGGTGCTTTAGTCGGTTTACTACAATTGTATGACTCGCCGATGTCGCTATCCATGTTGTCACTTAAAGAATGCGGTTTTCTCTTGTTATTTGCGGCGCTTTTAGGTTGGTTAGGTGCTTATCTATCAGTAAGGCAGCACTTAAAGGCGATTGAGCCTAGATAG